A single region of the Paraconexibacter algicola genome encodes:
- the gltX gene encoding glutamate--tRNA ligase, producing MRVRFAPSPTGALHIGGARAALYNWFVARGSGGTFVLRIEDTDLERSTPENVEQILDALRWLELDWDEGPISQVARADRHGEALQQLLDAGLAYRTTATADDVKAYKEQHGHDRGFRGQDEGEGAVRLRVPDDEELVVHDLVRGDTTFRTVHLDDPVIARADSRVLYNFAVAVDDLDAGITHVIRGEDHLSNTPKQLLVYRALGAEPPQFAHLPLLHGPDGKKLSKRHGAASVQELRDAGYLPAAIRNYLALLGWGDEDDETIIATDELVKRFDISRVSKNPARFDEQKLRWLNGRYLRELSLDELTAELERFTGREGLRAVVEISHEKIQTFADFWPLVGFFFDGPTTEDEKSRAQWLDDAGRAALADVRAALAALPPDGFTVEAVDETLRGVVAAREAKPKQVFQPIRVALAGTTVSPGIFETVVVLGRDETLRRIDAAITD from the coding sequence ATGAGGGTTCGCTTCGCTCCATCTCCCACGGGCGCGCTGCACATCGGCGGCGCGCGCGCTGCGCTCTACAACTGGTTCGTCGCCCGCGGCTCCGGCGGCACGTTCGTGCTGCGCATCGAAGATACCGACCTGGAGCGCTCCACCCCCGAGAACGTGGAGCAGATCCTCGACGCGCTGCGGTGGCTGGAGCTCGACTGGGACGAGGGCCCGATCAGCCAGGTCGCGCGCGCCGACCGGCACGGCGAGGCGCTGCAGCAGCTGCTCGACGCGGGCCTCGCGTACCGCACGACCGCGACCGCCGACGACGTCAAGGCCTACAAGGAGCAGCACGGGCACGACCGCGGGTTCCGCGGGCAGGACGAGGGGGAGGGGGCGGTGCGCCTGCGGGTCCCGGACGACGAGGAGCTCGTCGTCCACGACCTCGTGCGCGGTGACACGACCTTCCGGACCGTCCACCTCGACGACCCGGTGATCGCCCGGGCCGACAGTCGCGTGCTCTACAACTTCGCGGTCGCGGTCGACGACCTCGACGCCGGCATCACCCACGTCATCCGCGGGGAGGACCACCTCTCCAACACGCCGAAGCAGCTGCTCGTCTACCGGGCGCTGGGGGCGGAGCCGCCGCAGTTCGCGCACCTGCCGCTGCTGCACGGGCCGGACGGCAAGAAGCTCAGCAAGCGCCACGGGGCCGCGTCGGTGCAGGAGCTCCGCGACGCGGGCTACCTGCCGGCGGCGATCCGCAACTACCTCGCGCTGCTCGGCTGGGGCGACGAGGACGACGAGACGATCATCGCCACCGACGAGCTCGTGAAGCGGTTCGACATCTCGCGCGTGTCGAAGAACCCGGCGCGGTTCGACGAGCAGAAGCTGCGCTGGCTCAACGGCCGCTACCTGCGGGAGCTGTCGCTCGACGAGCTGACCGCGGAACTCGAGCGGTTCACCGGCCGCGAGGGGCTGCGCGCGGTCGTCGAGATCAGCCACGAGAAGATCCAGACGTTCGCGGACTTCTGGCCGCTGGTCGGGTTCTTCTTCGACGGGCCGACCACCGAGGACGAGAAGTCCCGCGCGCAGTGGCTCGACGACGCGGGCCGGGCGGCGCTCGCCGACGTCCGTGCCGCGCTGGCGGCCCTGCCGCCGGACGGGTTCACCGTCGAGGCGGTCGACGAGACGCTCCGCGGGGTCGTCGCGGCCCGGGAGGCCAAGCCCAAGCAGGTCTTCCAGCCGATCCGCGTCGCGCTCGCGGGCACGACCGTGTCCCCGGGGATCTTCGAGACCGTCGTGGTGCTCGGCCGCGACGAGACGCTACGTCGCATCGACGCGGCGATCACGGACTGA
- a CDS encoding VanZ family protein, producing the protein MALIGRLAPPLALMGLIFFLSAQEDLSSGLGTADLILRKLAHMTEYGLLFLLWLRALGRPWRPGAAALVTVLYAASDEWHQSFVTGRHGTPVDVLIDATGVLLAWLAWRGGLLAAVRRRVRRA; encoded by the coding sequence ATGGCACTGATCGGCCGTCTCGCCCCGCCCCTGGCCCTGATGGGCCTGATCTTCTTCCTCTCGGCGCAGGAGGACCTGAGCTCCGGACTCGGCACCGCCGACCTGATCCTCCGCAAGCTCGCCCACATGACCGAGTACGGGCTGCTGTTCCTGCTGTGGCTGCGCGCGCTGGGCCGACCGTGGCGCCCGGGCGCGGCCGCGCTCGTCACCGTGCTCTACGCGGCCAGCGACGAGTGGCACCAGAGCTTCGTCACCGGCCGCCACGGCACGCCGGTCGACGTGCTCATCGACGCGACCGGGGTGCTGCTCGCCTGGCTGGCCTGGCGCGGCGGGCTGCTCGCCGCCGTCCGGCGGCGCGTCCGCCGGGCCTGA
- a CDS encoding HDOD domain-containing protein → MTLSPTATAMSPATAETAGAQRHHNEGHGRRLTAAFEALEAFPALAESRNRLLALVQQERVSTSDVVAAVESDVALVIAVLRLGNQVEGKTRGKVESVVQAVELLSPEAVQGLASRARTFDFFERSAVWDAAPERFRLHGVATQRAADRLATEAGYEDRDRLMVTALLHDIGKLVLMHAYPGYPAKVHGDARTPEERIHRERRELGVDHALVGGVLARRWGLPKAVASVIERHHADDATGEAAFVRLADMLAHYAQGLPVSPTELLKTARVIGLGPTELRAVMYDLPYPTTGRTRQIDPCPLSGREVEVLKRLAEGKVYKQIALELSLSTSTVRTHLHNIYGKLGAVDRAQAVLMATERGWL, encoded by the coding sequence ATGACCCTGAGTCCCACCGCCACCGCCATGTCGCCCGCCACCGCCGAGACGGCCGGAGCACAGCGCCACCACAACGAGGGCCACGGCCGCCGGCTCACCGCTGCGTTCGAGGCGCTCGAGGCGTTCCCCGCCCTGGCCGAGTCCCGCAACCGCCTGCTGGCGCTCGTGCAGCAGGAGCGCGTCTCGACCAGCGACGTCGTCGCCGCGGTGGAGAGCGACGTCGCGCTCGTGATCGCGGTGCTGCGCCTGGGCAACCAGGTCGAGGGCAAGACCCGCGGCAAGGTCGAGAGCGTCGTGCAGGCGGTCGAGCTGCTCTCCCCGGAGGCCGTGCAGGGCCTCGCGAGCCGCGCCCGCACCTTCGACTTCTTCGAGCGCAGCGCCGTCTGGGACGCGGCGCCCGAGCGCTTCCGGCTGCACGGCGTCGCCACCCAGCGCGCCGCCGACCGGCTCGCGACCGAGGCGGGCTACGAGGACCGCGACCGCCTGATGGTCACGGCGCTGCTGCACGACATCGGCAAGCTCGTCCTGATGCACGCCTACCCGGGCTACCCGGCGAAGGTCCACGGTGACGCCCGCACGCCCGAGGAGCGCATCCACCGCGAGCGGCGTGAGCTCGGCGTCGACCATGCGCTCGTCGGTGGCGTCCTCGCGCGCCGCTGGGGCCTGCCGAAGGCGGTGGCGTCGGTCATCGAGCGCCACCACGCCGACGACGCGACCGGCGAGGCCGCGTTCGTGCGCCTCGCGGACATGCTCGCGCACTACGCGCAGGGCCTGCCCGTGTCGCCGACGGAGCTGCTCAAGACCGCGCGGGTGATCGGCCTCGGACCGACCGAGCTGCGCGCCGTGATGTACGACCTGCCGTACCCGACGACCGGGCGGACCCGGCAGATCGACCCCTGCCCGCTCTCCGGCCGCGAGGTCGAGGTGCTCAAGCGCCTGGCCGAGGGCAAGGTCTACAAGCAGATCGCGCTCGAGCTGTCGCTGTCGACCTCCACGGTCCGCACGCACCTGCACAACATCTACGGCAAGCTCGGCGCGGTCGATCGCGCCCAAGCCGTGCTGATGGCGACGGAGCGCGGCTGGCTCTGA
- a CDS encoding RrF2 family transcriptional regulator gives MISITTKSPYALKALAELARAGDEAPIPIGELARRRDVPVQFLEQLFAVLRRAGLLKSQRGVKGGYSFARDPSTITVLEVVETLEGPLGRDAEGVFEDAAAAARQVLGGLTIADVVEREARAGGQTMYYI, from the coding sequence ATGATCTCCATCACCACCAAGAGCCCGTACGCGCTGAAGGCGCTCGCCGAGCTCGCCCGCGCGGGCGACGAGGCGCCGATCCCGATCGGGGAGCTCGCCCGCCGCCGCGACGTGCCGGTGCAGTTCCTCGAGCAGCTCTTCGCCGTCCTGCGCCGTGCGGGCCTGCTGAAGTCCCAGCGTGGCGTCAAGGGCGGCTACTCGTTTGCGCGCGATCCGTCGACGATCACGGTGCTCGAGGTCGTCGAGACGCTCGAGGGCCCGCTGGGTCGCGACGCCGAGGGCGTCTTCGAGGACGCGGCGGCCGCGGCGCGCCAGGTGCTCGGCGGTCTGACGATCGCCGACGTCGTCGAGCGCGAGGCGCGCGCCGGCGGCCAGACGATGTACTACATCTAG